TGAGTGGAACCCAAGCAGATACTATTATAATGTAATTGTGTACAACTTATCTTAATGGTAATTCAGAATAGATATGATAAATAATTGATCAAAGACCAATCACGTTACGAAGGTGGGGCATTATGTTATTCGCCtgcttttaattttaaaagtaaaaggtGGAAAAGACACTACCTTTTACCATCTTCAGTACTTAGTTGCACTAATTAAAGTGCAAGTAAATGAGATCTTTACAAATCAAAGACTAATCTCTTCAAGTTAGTGAGTTGAAAATGCAATTGCAAGTGGACTATTTACTTCATAATGATGGGGACTGCAACAGGATTAAAAATAGAGTTTAAGACAATAAGAACAATTTCTAttctaatttaattaattatagtaAATTATTATTCTAATTTTACATTGTCAGGGGTTTTGGTACGATggataaatcaaaataatattagaaTAAAAATTTAGTAATGCTTTATCCCTGTTTGATTACTAATTCTAAAATAAATTATCTCAGGATTAAAAATAATAACGGAATAACTTATACATGTTAGAGGATGAAATAGTAATCTCAGGATAAAATAGTAATAATGATAAtctcaaaattaataaaatatataatataatcaataaaaaaaataatacaaaaataactAATTCCAACATAATTTATCTTCCGATAAATAAAGCCGGTGGAAGGGGAGTAGGGGGTGGGAGTTCCACTTAAACAATATGTCAACAATTTCAACTGAAAGATTTCAATGTTATTACTAAATTTCAACTAAACAAATCATGTCAAATGAATCCTTGAGTAATTTGGAAAAAGAATAATTCTTTTTCTGTCCCCTGTTTCTTTCATCcccacaagaaaaagaaagaagcttTTTTCTTTCAGTTTCTCTCTTACTTTAGCTTTAGCTCTTTCTCAGTCTCACTGGATCAAACCTCTAGTTTTGTACTAGTACTCTCTTTTTTGCTTTGATCAGTTTTAACTATCTTTAGTAACCAATTTTTTATGATTATTTCATTCCAAGAATATAAAAAATCTGAGAGATTTGTGGTTTTATTACTACCTCCCACCTAACTTAGACAGTGTTTTTATATTTTCACCGTCACTACCTTCCTCTTCATTACTTTGACCGCTGTACCATTTTTGGGTCTCATTGCATAAGCTACATACACTAGTATTTTTGTTGTCCCTTTAACATATACTCATGTTTTTTCTAACCACATTGTACAAAACAGGACTGTGTTCATTCAAATTCTTTTTCTTGCTTGAAAATTCCTGCTTTATAGGCCAATGATGGTCTTGTAATTTGATCATTTGGGTTTATTCTTGAGGAGAGAGATGGGGTTGCTGCAGTGTTTCACGTTGCTGATATTCTTGGTGATTCTATGTGGTTTTTCAGTTCAATTATCTGCAGGTACCATACTGTGATCACTAAGTCTGTATTTAAATTGGAACTTGCTTGACCGTGCATTTGTTTCAATTATGCTAATGTTTCTGATTTCCGAGCCGACGGTCTATTGGAAACACACTTTCTACCTTCACTAGGTAAGGGTAAGATCTGCATATGCGTATACATTACCAAGACCCCAACTGATGTTGGAAATATACTGGGtctgttgttgttattttatgcTTATGTTTCTGATTGAATTTGGTTAATTGTGTgttaataaataataatacaatTCTTAGTTGTTTGAGCAAGGGCTTAGTCAAGTAGtttttatctttcatttcaaaggaaaaagaaaaagaagttgaagCAAATGCAATGGGATGACTCTAGGGAGTAGGAATATGAAGTTATGATCTACTTTTGTACTTTTTTGTTGTATAATATGAGTATGAGATGAGCTTAAATGGAGTGATATGGTTAGTGAGGATTTATATAGTCGACCTCAACTTGCTCGAATTGAGGGTTAGTTATGGTTTTTGCACTCTTTTCATTGAAATGTTTTTAAATACTGGGCTAGTAAATTGAATTGTAGGAGTATCCTAGAGCTACTAAATAGCTTTAGCACCATTGCAGGATTCGACCTGCTTTCACTGAAAAATGCAGCTTCTGCAATTTTCAAATTCAAGGATGGAAGACTTGATCGTAGTTTTCACAGGAATAGAGGATTGCGTCTATCCCTCCGACGACAAGGTGAAATTCTTTCCCTTTATATGTGTTAGATTCGTGAACTTTACAACCCTTGTTTAATGTTAATACGCTTGCCATCTGGTGCTTCATTTGTCAAATTCGCTGCTATTACATTTGTCAACCAATTTAGCTGAAGTCAGGAATTATGTAAAATGTAATAGATATTTCCTGATTATCAAATCTTTTCATATGTTCTTGCATTGCATACACATTGCAGATTTGTCTCCCCTTCCAACTTCTATCCGGAAGAGACATGACACATTTGCTGCTGCACCCCATTTCAAGGCATTTCACAGTGCTCCAccaccatatcatcatccaactaaAGGTATTTTTGAAATAGCTAGaactatttattttttgaagttagCAAAACCTGATAGTCCAGATTTTCTTCTGCAGCTACTTATCAGCACAAGATCTTGGAACCACTTAATTATGCGGACACACCTTCAACTTCGCCTCATTTTAGGAATTCTGGTCGAAAGCAAGTACATACATCTGCATCTGCGCCTTTAATCTCCTCTTTTAGGCACCATCATAGGAAGCACAAATACAGTGGCTTTACACCTGACCCATACGATCACCTTCATCCGCCTGCTTCAAGCGGGCCAGGTGAGTTATTCTTAAAAATGAATCGCCTTCCTCTTTTAGATTGAAATAGAAATAGTAATGTACATATTTGGATGGACGAAAGACTagactactttttttttttgcctaCTCAAGTAACTATTGTTTTCTCTTCTTAAAACACACAGGGCCTTCAATCTCTCCATATAAGTCTCCTGTTCCTTCATCAGTAAGTTGGGCACCTGTTCCATCACCGATAATGCAACCTAATCACTTGGGAAGTATGTGTATAAACCGTAATCTTAATGCATCGTCTCCTTTCTTATTTGTAATAAAAGGTAATGCTGATGATCTGATCCTTCTTATTGATGCCAGTTCCCACGGCTACACCTACAATATCACCAACGAGTTCATCTTTAAAAGGAAAGAAACGGAGTCCACCTCCTTTGCCTGTTATGACACTGCCGCCACCGCCTCCCAATCATGGTATATAGACAAGTGATTTTTAGCTCTCTATTTAAACAAGTTACTCTTCTAACTAATTTTCATTGGAATTGAAACTTCAGCCAAGACCAAAAAATTCTTAAATAAAATGTTTGATCTTGTTATAGACTGTAGTTCTTTGACATGCACTGAGCCGTTGACGTACACACCTCCTGGATCACCCTGCGGCTGTGTATGGCCCATTCAAGTAGAAATGCACCTCAGTGTCACACTATATACCTTTTTTCCTTTGGTATCCGAGCTTGCCAAGGAAATTGCTTCCGGTGTTTCGCTTAACAGGAGTCAAGTGCGCATTATGGGAGCGAATGCAGTCAATCAGCAGCTTGAGAAAACGATTGTACTTATCAACTTAGTTCCTGCCGATGGAAAATTTGATGCTACCACTGCTTTTACAATCTATCAGAAGTTCTGGAAGAGGGCGGTATTCATAGAGACTTCGCTCTTTGGTGCATATGAGATGGTTTATGTCCGCTATCCAGGTTGTCAATTGGTACTAGTAGTAATATCTAAATCTGATATTTGTAGATTCCACCATGATGTTATTCAAGCGCTataaccttttttttctttcctttttggtgCACACATGTACATATTGGTCTAACAATCTTAATTTGTTAGACAGAGAGTAAATTTACAATTTAGGCTTAATAGAAAGCAAGATATTAGCTTATAGAGGCCATATGGAGTTTTGACACGGGTAACAGTCGTGCTAGGTGGAATCATAAACGAACAATTCAACTGTTTTCTTGTGCATATGAAGAGGTGCTAATATGGTAGATTGGAAAAAGAGCTTGCTAATATTTTGTCTGTAGGTCACCTCAGATCTATTCCTTTTCAACAATTGTTCCCCATTTCTGTAATGGTTTGACTAAACATGTCCTTACAGGACAGCAATGGACTAATTTCTAAGGGGTATATGCTATCATAGTTAATGCTCTCAGATTAGTCAAAATTCCGGTCTTTTCTGCGCATAGCTTCCCATAAATATTTGCAGCTAGATTACTACTTCCGCCCAAAAAAAATCACAATTTGTTCTGATTTCAATTTGTCAATGTTCACTGGCTCAATTAATTCTATTATGCTGATTTTGCTTGTTCTCCGTTCTCTGATAACCGTTTCCGTGCACTTTATTTGTGTTACACACATTCAATTGCTTAAGTTCTTATAAAGTTGATTATTATGCAGGGCTACCACCTTCTCCACCTTCACATCATTCAAGCAGTGCTACTATTGATGATCTTCCAGTCTATCCCGGCAATGAAAATAATGGAAGGACCATCAAACCTCTGGGTGTAGACGTGTCAAGAATGAGAAAGAATGGAATAGCTAGAAATATGATCATCGTGATTGTTCTTTCATCCTTCACAGCCTTTGTTGTGTGCATGGGATTTATTTGGCTTTTGTTATTAAAGTGCGGATGTTGTGCTAAATCACCTGAGCAACCTCTACATATTTTAATCTCCTCTCAGGGGAAAACATCAGGTAAACTTTACTGATAGAAATTGCAGATAAACTGCCCATTTGGCCTATTTTTCTTTAAGCCATTACATAATGCGTCTTAGAACTGATGAATATGTACTGAACAGGTGGTGGTGGATCTACGCTCTTGCTAAGTAGGCCTACCTCAAAATCGCTGTCCTTCAGTTCTAGTATTTTAGCTTACACAGGAACTGCAAAAGTTTTTAGTACAAACGATATAGAGAGAGCTACTAATAACTTCAACACTTCAAGGGTCCTTGGAGAAGGCGGTTTTGGACTCGTGTATAGTGGAATCCTTGATGATGGAAGGGAAGTAGCAGTTAAGGTTTTAAAAAGAGATGATCGGCAGGGAGGCCGTGAGTTTTTGGCAGAAGTTGAGATGCTTAGTAGGCTGCATCACAGAAACTTGGTCAAATTGATAGGTATTTGCACAGAGGAAAATTGTCGCTGCCTTGTCTATGAACTTGTTCCTAATGGGAGTGTCGAATCCCATTTACATGGTTGGTACATATCTGAAAAATGAATACaccaaaatttattttcatggtTAATTAAGGTTGAATAAGTGCTTTTggtttctctttctctctttcagGAATTGATAAAGAGGCTTCTCCTCTTGATTGGTATGCAAGAATGAAGATTGCGTTAGGTGCAGCTCGAGGATTGGCTTATCTGCAT
This DNA window, taken from Nicotiana tabacum cultivar K326 chromosome 4, ASM71507v2, whole genome shotgun sequence, encodes the following:
- the LOC107810768 gene encoding receptor-like serine/threonine-protein kinase ALE2; this translates as MGLLQCFTLLIFLVILCGFSVQLSAGFDLLSLKNAASAIFKFKDGRLDRSFHRNRGLRLSLRRQDLSPLPTSIRKRHDTFAAAPHFKAFHSAPPPYHHPTKATYQHKILEPLNYADTPSTSPHFRNSGRKQVHTSASAPLISSFRHHHRKHKYSGFTPDPYDHLHPPASSGPGPSISPYKSPVPSSVSWAPVPSPIMQPNHLGIPTATPTISPTSSSLKGKKRSPPPLPVMTLPPPPPNHDCSSLTCTEPLTYTPPGSPCGCVWPIQVEMHLSVTLYTFFPLVSELAKEIASGVSLNRSQVRIMGANAVNQQLEKTIVLINLVPADGKFDATTAFTIYQKFWKRAVFIETSLFGAYEMVYVRYPGLPPSPPSHHSSSATIDDLPVYPGNENNGRTIKPLGVDVSRMRKNGIARNMIIVIVLSSFTAFVVCMGFIWLLLLKCGCCAKSPEQPLHILISSQGKTSGGGGSTLLLSRPTSKSLSFSSSILAYTGTAKVFSTNDIERATNNFNTSRVLGEGGFGLVYSGILDDGREVAVKVLKRDDRQGGREFLAEVEMLSRLHHRNLVKLIGICTEENCRCLVYELVPNGSVESHLHGIDKEASPLDWYARMKIALGAARGLAYLHEDSSPRVIHRDFKSSNILLEHDFTPKVSDFGLARTALDEGNRHISTHVMGTFGYLAPEYAMTGHLLVKSDVYSYGVVLLELLSGRKPVDLSQPSGQENLVAWARPLLTTKEGLETIIDPAIESDNIPFDSISKVAAIASMCVQPEVSHRPFMGEVVQALKLVCDEFDETREPMSRSCSHDNLSVTETSLVHKSVPGYDSPLNVKTASSASDLKSTSARYETLESESFRRQFNSAPLKMGRKNNFWKRLRVLSSGSMSEHSYS